Proteins encoded by one window of Dryocola sp. LX212:
- the aaeA gene encoding p-hydroxybenzoic acid efflux pump subunit AaeA, translated as MKTLTRKITRTAITLILVLLAFIAIFRAWVFYTESPWTRDARFTADVVAIAPDVSGLITAVPVHDNQLVKKDQVLFTIDQPRYQKALEEAEADVAYYKALASEKRREAGRRNQLGTQAMSREEIDQSNNLLQTVLHQLAKSEATRDLAQLDLQRTVIRAPADGWVTNLNVHGGEFITRGSTAVALVKQHTFYILAYMEETKLEGIRPGYRVQITPLGSNRVLRGTVDSISAGVTNASSTSDSKGLATVDSNLEWVRLAQRVPVRIRLDQQRGNLFPAGTTATVVVTGEKDRDISQDSVFIKFMHRLREFG; from the coding sequence GTGAAAACACTTACAAGAAAAATAACCCGCACCGCCATCACGCTCATTCTTGTGCTGCTGGCTTTTATTGCCATATTCCGTGCCTGGGTGTTTTACACCGAATCACCCTGGACGCGTGACGCCCGCTTTACTGCGGATGTTGTCGCCATCGCCCCGGACGTCTCAGGCCTGATCACTGCCGTTCCGGTTCATGACAACCAGCTCGTGAAGAAAGATCAGGTGCTATTCACCATCGATCAGCCACGGTATCAGAAAGCGCTGGAAGAGGCCGAAGCTGATGTTGCCTACTACAAAGCGTTAGCCAGTGAAAAGCGGCGCGAGGCAGGACGTCGTAACCAGCTCGGCACCCAGGCTATGTCTCGTGAAGAGATTGACCAGTCCAATAACCTGCTGCAAACAGTGCTGCACCAGCTTGCAAAGTCTGAAGCCACGCGTGACCTGGCGCAGCTGGATCTGCAACGTACCGTCATTCGTGCTCCGGCAGATGGCTGGGTGACCAACCTTAATGTGCACGGTGGGGAATTTATTACCCGTGGCTCTACGGCTGTGGCGCTGGTGAAGCAGCACACCTTCTACATTCTTGCCTATATGGAAGAAACCAAGCTCGAGGGCATTCGTCCGGGTTATCGCGTGCAGATCACCCCGCTTGGCAGCAACCGCGTGCTGCGCGGTACGGTTGACAGTATTTCCGCAGGCGTCACCAATGCCAGCAGTACCAGTGACTCAAAAGGCCTGGCTACGGTTGACTCCAATCTGGAATGGGTTCGTCTGGCGCAGCGCGTGCCGGTGCGTATTCGTCTCGATCAGCAGCGGGGCAACCTTTTCCCGGCGGGGACCACGGCAACGGTTGTTGTCACCGGTGAAAAAGACCGGGATATCAGCCAGGATTCCGTATTTATCAAGT
- the aaeR gene encoding HTH-type transcriptional activator AaeR, producing MERLKRMSVFAKVVDLGSFTAAARQLQMSVSSISQTVSKLEDELQVKLLNRSTRSIGLTEAGKIYYLGCRKMLYEAQEVHEQLYAFNNTPIGTLRIGSSSTMAQNVLANMTAEMLKEYPGLTVNLVTGIPAPDLIADGLDVVIRVGALQDSSLFSKRLGSMPMVICASKTYLQQNGVPEKPADLANHSWLEYSVRPDNEFELIAPEGLPTKIIPQGRFVTNDPMTLSRWLKAGAGIAYVPIMWVIDEINSGDLEILFSRYQSDPRPVYALYTEKDKLPLKVQVCINYLTEYFVKVAQLYQGMRERNGRGSENSRG from the coding sequence ATGGAAAGACTTAAACGCATGTCGGTGTTTGCCAAAGTTGTCGATCTCGGCTCGTTTACCGCCGCCGCAAGGCAATTACAGATGAGCGTTTCGTCCATCAGTCAGACGGTTTCGAAACTTGAAGACGAGCTTCAGGTAAAGCTCCTGAACCGCAGCACCCGCAGTATTGGCCTGACCGAAGCCGGGAAAATTTACTATCTTGGCTGCCGTAAAATGTTGTATGAAGCGCAGGAAGTACACGAGCAGCTTTACGCTTTTAACAATACGCCAATCGGCACACTACGCATTGGCAGCTCTTCAACCATGGCACAGAATGTCCTCGCCAATATGACAGCAGAGATGCTTAAAGAATATCCTGGGCTGACGGTGAATCTGGTGACAGGCATTCCAGCTCCCGACCTGATTGCCGATGGCCTGGACGTAGTGATCCGCGTCGGCGCACTTCAGGATTCCAGCCTCTTTTCGAAGCGGCTTGGGTCGATGCCGATGGTCATCTGCGCGTCGAAAACCTATCTCCAGCAAAACGGCGTGCCCGAAAAACCGGCCGACCTGGCTAATCATTCATGGCTGGAGTATAGCGTACGTCCCGATAATGAATTTGAGCTGATTGCACCGGAAGGTCTGCCGACGAAGATCATCCCGCAGGGACGCTTTGTGACTAACGATCCCATGACGCTCTCACGCTGGCTGAAAGCCGGTGCCGGGATCGCATACGTGCCGATCATGTGGGTGATCGATGAAATCAACAGCGGCGACCTGGAGATCTTATTCTCGCGCTACCAGTCCGATCCTCGTCCGGTGTACGCGCTGTATACCGAAAAGGATAAGCTGCCGCTGAAGGTGCAGGTGTGCATTAACTATCTGACTGAGTATTTTGTGAAGGTCGCGCAGCTGTATCAGGGGATGCGGGAAAGGAATGGCAGAGGTTCAGAAAACAGCCGGGGCTAG
- the tldD gene encoding metalloprotease TldD encodes MSLNLVSEQLLSANGLNHQDLFSILGQLSERRLDYGDLYFQSSYHESWVLEDRIIKDGSYNIDQGVGVRAVSGEKTGFAYADQISLLALEQSAHAARSIVREQGDGRARTLGAVQHSALYTSADPLQSMTREEKLDILKRVDSVARAADKRVQEVTASLTGVYELILVAATDGTLAADVRPLVRLSVSVQVEEDGKRERGSSGGGGRFGYDYFLETVGGEVRADAWAKEAVRMALITLSAVAAPAGMFPVVLGAGWPGVLLHEAVGHGLEGDFNRRGTSVFSGQMGQLVASELCTVVDDGTMANRRGSVAIDDEGVPGQYNVLIENGILKGYMQDKLNARLMGVAPTGNGRRESYAHLPMPRMTNTYMLAGKSTPQEIIESVEYGIYAPNFGGGQVDITSGKFVFSTSEAYLIENGKVTKPVKGATLIGSGIETMQQISMVGNDLALDNGVGVCGKEGQSLPVGVGQPTLKVDNLTVGGTA; translated from the coding sequence ATGAGTCTGAACCTGGTAAGTGAGCAGTTGCTGTCTGCGAATGGCTTAAACCATCAAGATCTGTTTTCCATTCTTGGACAGCTGTCCGAGCGTCGACTCGACTATGGCGATCTCTATTTCCAGTCCAGTTATCACGAATCCTGGGTATTAGAAGACCGCATTATTAAAGACGGCTCGTACAACATTGACCAGGGTGTCGGTGTGCGTGCCGTGAGTGGGGAAAAGACCGGTTTCGCCTATGCGGACCAGATAAGCCTGCTGGCTCTTGAGCAAAGTGCTCATGCAGCCCGTAGCATCGTGCGTGAACAGGGCGATGGCCGTGCGCGTACCTTGGGTGCGGTACAGCACAGCGCGCTGTATACCAGCGCCGATCCTTTGCAGAGCATGACCCGTGAAGAAAAGCTCGACATCCTCAAGCGCGTTGATAGCGTGGCGCGAGCCGCGGACAAACGTGTTCAAGAAGTGACGGCGAGCCTGACCGGTGTCTATGAATTAATTCTGGTCGCGGCGACCGATGGCACCCTGGCGGCAGACGTTCGTCCGCTGGTGCGTCTGTCCGTCAGCGTACAGGTGGAAGAAGACGGCAAGCGCGAGCGAGGATCGAGCGGCGGCGGTGGCCGTTTTGGCTATGACTATTTCCTCGAAACCGTGGGCGGTGAAGTGCGTGCCGACGCCTGGGCGAAAGAAGCCGTGCGCATGGCCCTGATTACGCTTTCTGCCGTTGCGGCACCTGCCGGTATGTTCCCGGTGGTGCTAGGTGCAGGCTGGCCGGGCGTGCTGCTGCATGAAGCCGTGGGGCACGGTCTGGAAGGCGATTTTAACCGTCGTGGCACTTCCGTATTCAGCGGTCAGATGGGCCAGCTTGTCGCCTCTGAGCTGTGTACCGTGGTGGACGACGGCACGATGGCAAACCGCCGTGGTTCTGTTGCCATCGACGACGAAGGCGTACCGGGCCAGTACAATGTGTTGATCGAAAACGGCATTCTGAAAGGCTACATGCAGGACAAGCTGAATGCACGACTGATGGGCGTTGCGCCAACAGGTAACGGGCGTCGTGAATCTTACGCGCACCTGCCAATGCCGCGTATGACCAATACCTATATGCTTGCGGGGAAATCCACGCCGCAGGAAATCATCGAATCCGTCGAGTACGGCATCTATGCACCTAACTTCGGCGGCGGCCAGGTGGATATCACCTCCGGTAAGTTTGTCTTCTCTACTTCAGAAGCGTACCTCATCGAGAACGGTAAAGTGACCAAACCGGTGAAAGGCGCGACGCTGATTGGCTCGGGCATTGAAACCATGCAGCAAATCTCGATGGTCGGTAACGACCTGGCGCTGGATAACGGCGTCGGCGTCTGCGGCAAAGAGGGCCAGAGCCTGCCGGTTGGCGTAGGCCAGCCAACGCTTAAAGTCGATAACCTGACGGTTGGCGGCACCGCTTAA
- the aaeX gene encoding p-hydroxybenzoic acid efflux pump operon protein AaeX: MTLFPVIVVFGLSFPPIFFELILSLAAFWLVRRLLTPTGIYDFVWHPALFNTALYCCLFWLISQLFV; encoded by the coding sequence ATGACTTTATTTCCGGTTATCGTGGTATTCGGGCTGTCCTTTCCACCGATATTCTTTGAGCTGATTTTGTCGCTGGCCGCGTTCTGGCTGGTACGCAGGTTGCTGACCCCTACGGGCATCTATGATTTCGTCTGGCATCCGGCATTGTTCAATACAGCGCTTTACTGCTGCCTGTTCTGGCTCATCTCGCAGCTGTTCGTTTGA